A single window of Candoia aspera isolate rCanAsp1 chromosome 3, rCanAsp1.hap2, whole genome shotgun sequence DNA harbors:
- the BARHL2 gene encoding barH-like 2 homeobox protein gives MEGSSASSFGIDTILSNPRSGSPVMMNGDFRTAHGEARAADFLNQATPSPCSEIDTVGTTPSSPISVTAEHPEHHLAQDGLSPQHHHLHHSQHPEQQQPKSLQLSPQQQQQQQQQQQQQQQQQQQQLGSGSSAPRTSTSSFLIKDILGDSKPLAACAPYSTSVSSPHPTPKQESNAANESFRPKLEQDDSRTKLDKRDDSQNELKCHGAKEEGDREISSSRDSPPVRAKKPRKARTAFSDHQLNQLERSFERQKYLSVQDRMDLAAALNLTDTQVKTWYQNRRTKWKRQTAVGLELLAEAGNYSALQRMFPSPYFYHPSLLGSMDSTTAAAAAAAMYSSMYRTPPAPHPQLQRPLVPRVLIHGLGPGGQPALNPLSNPLPGTPHPR, from the exons ATGGAAGGATCTAGCGCTTCTAGTTTTGGAATAGACACGATTTTGTCTAATCCCAGGTCCGGCAGCCCGGTTATGATGAACGGAGACTTTCGGACCGCCCATGGCGAGGCCAGGGCGGCGGATTTTCTCAACCAGGCCACTCCGTCCCCTTGTTCGGAAATAGACACTGTGGGGACGACTCCCTCCTCGCCTATCTCGGTCACCGCAGAGCACCCCGAGCATCATCTGGCGCAAGACGGCTTGTCGCCCCAGCATCACCATCTTCATCACAGCCAACATCCAGAGCAGCAACAGCCAAAAAGTTTGCAGCTGTCGccccagcaacagcagcagcagcagcagcagcagcagcagcagcagcagcagcagcagcagcaattagGTTCGGGCAGCTCTGCCCCCAGGACTtccacttcttcttttttaattaaagacaTTTTGGGAGACAGCAAACCGCTGGCAGCGTGTGCCCCTTACAGCACCAGCGTCTcctctccccatcccacccccaagcAAGAGAGCAACGCGGCTAACGAAAGTTTCAGGCCAAAACTCGAGCAGGACGACAGCAGAACCAAACTGGACAAACGCGACGATTCCCAGAATGAGCTGAAATGCCACG gGGCAAAAGAAGAAGGGGATCGTGAAATTTCAAGCAGCAGGGATAGCCCTCCTGTGCGGGCAAAGAAGCCTCGCAAGGCGCGGACTGCCTTCTCCGACCATCAGCTCAACCAGCTGGAGAGGAGCTTCGAGAGGCAGAAGTACCTGAGCGTCCAAGACCGCATGGACTTGGCAGCCGCCCTCAATCTGACTGACACCCAGGTCAAAACCTGGTACCAAAATCGGAG AACCAAGTGGAAGCGGCAGACGGCAGTGGGGCTGGAGTTGCTGGCTGAAGCTGGGAATTACTCGGCTCTACAGCGGATGTTCCCGTCGCCTTATTTCTATCACCCGAGCCTGCTGGGCAGCATGGACAGCACCACGGCGGCCGCGGCGGCCGCGGCAATGTACAGTAGCATGTACCGGACTCCGCCTGCGCCTCACCCTCAGCTTCAGAGGCCTCTGGTGCCCCGGGTTCTGATCCACGGCCTCGGCCCGGGGGGGCAGCCGGCCCTCAACCCCTTATCCAACCCCCTTCCAGGGACCCCTCACCCGCGGTGA